The Deltaproteobacteria bacterium genome includes a region encoding these proteins:
- a CDS encoding PilZ domain-containing protein — MNVPPEGGPGRTLRTDRRHAIKTEFRLGESAGLGEIRLDTRDLSVGGAFLVADLLFEEGEVLSLSFTLPASARVVHTRGKVAWASRGDEEGKGAGMGIEFLDLGDEEQQELAAALADFEEAE, encoded by the coding sequence ATGAACGTTCCCCCCGAGGGTGGCCCCGGCCGGACCCTGCGCACCGACCGCCGCCACGCCATCAAGACCGAGTTCCGGCTGGGCGAGTCCGCGGGCCTGGGCGAGATCCGGCTGGACACCCGCGACCTCTCCGTCGGGGGCGCCTTCCTGGTGGCCGACCTCCTCTTCGAGGAGGGCGAGGTCCTCTCCCTCTCCTTCACCCTCCCCGCCTCGGCGCGGGTGGTTCACACCCGGGGCAAGGTGGCCTGGGCGAGCCGGGGCGACGAGGAGGGCAAGGGCGCCGGGATGGGCATCGAGTTCCTGGACCTCGGCGACGAGGAGCAGCAAGAGCTCGCGGCCGCGCTGGCCGACTTCGAAGAGGCCGAGTAG